One Parashewanella spongiae genomic window, GATAGCAACGCGTTGCCTTTGCCCGCCAGAGAGCTGGCTAGATAAATGGTTTACTTTGTCTTCTAACCCCACGCGTTTTAAAGATTCAAGTGCCATAGCTTTGCGTTTACTTGCTGTAATAAAACGATAAACAAGAGGCTGCATCACATTTTCATGTGCAGTTACTCTAGGCAGTAAATTGAAACTTTGAAAAATAAAACCGACGCTTTTATTTCGCTGCTGAGCCAGTTCAGTTTCAGTCATATCTTTTACTAAACTGTTTTTTAAATAATATTCGCCAGATGTTGGGCTGTCTAAACAGCCGAGCAAATTCATGAGGGTCGATTTTCCTGAGCCTGAAGGGCCAATAATCGCAACATACTCATTTTCTTCAATTTCAATATTGACATCATCGAGCGCTTTAAAAACTTGAGAGCCCATTTGGTAGTGCTTATTGATATTTTTAAGCTTGATAACGGCACTCATTACGCATTTTCCTCAGTGCTGTCATCATTGTCAGTTTTTATCTCAATAATGTCACCATCTTTAAGCTTACTTACTGGGCGAGCAGGTCCAGTAATAATTTTGTCTTTTTCAGTCAAGCCACTCTTTATTGATTGCTCAATATCAGAAGATATACCCACTTTTACATTTTGTTTTTTGATCGAGTTATCAGATGAAACAACCCATACATAGTATTTATTATCATCTTGGTGAACTGCTTCAATAGGCAGCTTTAGAGCTTCATCAGAGATGAATGAGGCAATTTCTGCACGACTACTCATACCTGCATAGAGTGGGCGGTCAGTTTTATCTAGGAGTACTTTAACTTTAAAAGATAACCCATTCGAGCCAGCTTGATTCTTAGCTGAGGTACCAATATTAATGACTTTTCCTGTAAATGGCTCATCTGGGTAAGCGGCTGCAAAAATATCAGCTTTCTGGCCAAGCTTTATACTGGATATGTCCGTTTCATCTACTCTTAGCTCAGCAAGAATGGCACTTGGGTCGGCAATTAACATTAAATTTGAGCCGATGATATTTGTCGTACCAGCAATAACTGTTTCACCAGCTTTAATATCAACTGAGGCAAGCAACCCTGTCATTGGAGAGCGGAAAACACTTTTATTCAATCTATCTTTAGCAATTGATAAAGAAGCTTTTGCTTGATCTAGTTGTGCGCGTTTGGCTTCAATATTAATTGTGGCTAATTCAAGTTGGTTGGTTAGGTCGTCATAAGTTTCAGCGTCTGATAAACCAACTTTGAACATTTTTTCTTGTCGCTTGAGTTTTCTTTCGATGTTTTTTAAGCCCACTATTGCACTTTTAATGTCTATTTCACTGGCTTTAACTACGGCTTCTGACCGTTCAACATCAGCCTCAAATGCTTTCGTGTCCAAACGCATTAGCACATCACCTTTGGCGACATTTTGGCCTTCTTCAACTAATACTTCAGCCACTCGTCCTGTCACTTCTGAACGCATTTGAACTTGAGTATTAAAAACTAAATTGCCAGAGGCTAAGATGGAATCGGCTATTTGACCTTTTGTCGGATGAGTGACTTCTACTTTAATGGATTCTTTAGAGCCGGTAATTTGTTTGCTAGCCAGTATCCCAATAAAAGCGACTATAGCTAATATAATAATGATGTTTTTTTTCATGATTAACTCTTAATAAAACGGTTGTTTAGAACTTTAAACAACCGTTAAGTGGAAATGTTATGAATTAATAAACTTATACAAGAGCGATGATGAGCCAAACACCGTAAACCAATGCAAAAGGCAGCAGACTATAAAGTACAGCTTTATTGGTACTGAAGTTCGTCCAGCATTTAAGGCCGATTATAGTCAGTGCGATTGTCCAAATACTGAAAATTCCAATACTTTCAGTAAGCGTAAACAGTGAGCTAGTAGGATCTAGGCCCAAAAGAAGTTGATTTAAAGAGGCGTAGTTGGGTAAATAAATTGAAAGTTGGTCAGTATTTGCCGTTACTATCAACACAATGACGCCAATGCTATTGATGACTGCAGGCATCATGGTCCAAATACTAAAACCATACCAATCACCATACTTTGCGTCAGAAGTAGGGTCAATTTTGCTAACCAACATAAAATAAAGAGCATATATCGCATTTATGATTGGAAGACCAACAATAATTCCTATGACGGTTGTCCATACCATAGAATCTTGCATCATTAAGATGCCTTGCTTTGCAGTTTCATAATCTTTTGCAGATATGTCGGCATCTAAGGTTGCCAATTGCTGATCTGTAAGATATTGAGGATCTATGCTCGAAAATAAAAGGTAGGACGCAGCTGCGCTAAATCCTGCTACAAGAATAAACGCTAACCAAGACCAGCCTTTTGCTTCTTTCAAACCATTAAAGGCTTTCGACGGAGAGAGGTAAATATCAGTAATCGCACCAAACACTGTATTAGATTTCATGATTGAGTTCCTTTAATCATTAAGTTGGCGTAAATCTAACATTTATATGTTTTTTTATTAACATTTTTTTATCAGTAATTCTTGATTGAGTTAGAAACTAATCCACTCAAATAGCATCAAAGCGAGTTGTGATGACATTTTATGTCAATAGTGCAGGAGGAGACAATAAATGTAACTAAATATTTCCAAAAGTAATAATTGGTTGTAAGAGCGATACCAATGCTAATTATTTAACCTGACCTTTGCGCAACGAAATAAATTACTGAAATTTGTGAATTCACTGTAACGACTATTTATAAACAGAAAAGCCAACGCTAAAACGGTGGCTTTCTATTGCTAATTGACGATTAAAAGCTAATGTGACAACTTGGCAATCCATTTTTTTCAATGTAGTTTTGATGGAAATCTTCAGCTGCGAAAAACTCTTGAGCAACAAGTATCTCAGTAACAACGATCCTGTTACCCCATTTTCCACATTCAATGAGTTCAGCTTTTGATTGTTGAGCAAGCTCTTTTTGGTATTCAGAATGAAAAAATACAACACTGCGGTACTGATGACCAATATCTTCACCTTGTTGGTTTAAGGTCGTAGGATTGTGGTTACTCCAAAATACGGCAAGTAAATCATTGTAAGAAACTACAGATTCATCATACTCAACTTGAACAACTTCAGCATGACCTGTTGTACCTGACTTTACTTCTTCGTAGCGGATGAGGGTCTCGTCTCCACCCATATAACCACTTGTAGCACTAATGACACCATTTACTTGTCTAAAGAAATACTCAACGCCCCAAAAACATCCGGCACCGAAAGTTGCTAATGCCATAACTACCTCTACTAAAAAAATACGCCCAACCGTCTAGATGGCTATATTGCTAAACAGCTAAATCAATTGCAAGTAATTTTTATAAAGAATTTTGCTTTTGGGGTTTTTATATACAAAAGAGAGGGAACATAATTTTAGAGCTATATGTGTTAATATGTTGGCCATAAAATAGTTGGGATCTTGATCACATATTACGAGTCATACACAACCTAGTAATGTCTATCTACATTAAGAAGCCCTAAACCAATAATCATAAGGAGCCGAACGTGCTACAAACGTTAATGGAATCCAAAGACTTTCTTGCTTTCACTCTAGACAACCCAAACAATATTTCAGAAGCTTTCTCTTTTGCTATTTCAGATCACACTAATGTACATGTGTGGGATACTGGCGTTATTGTTTTTGAACCTAAAATCGACCTAGGGAAAGACGTTGTTTTATCATCGGCGGTTCATGGCAATGAAACTGCGCCAATTGAAATTTGTAATCGTTTGATTAAAGAATTATTGGATGAAAAAATTGTAGCAAAGCAACGTACGATGTTTTTAATTGGCAACCCTGCAGCCATTCATAACGGTACTCGGTTTGTTGAAGAAAACATGAATCGATTATTCAACGGCGCCCATTCAAAAGGGCAAGGGTTAATAAATAAGGAGCGTATTAGAGCTAAAAATCTCGAGCAATATGTCGATCGTTTTTATACTTCTCAAACAGATGGTCGTCATCGTATCCATCATGACTTGCATACAGCAATCAGAGCTTCAAAACATGAAAAATTTGCGATCTACCCTTACAGGCCGGGTAGAGCATATAGTGCAGAGCAGATGATGTTTTTAGGTGCTTGTGGTGTGGATACTATTTTGTTTCACCATGAACCCACAACGACGTTCAGTTATTTTTCATCCGAAAACTATCAGGCTGATGCATTTACGGTTGAGTTAGGCAAAGTCAGACCATTTGGTCAAAATGATATGACTCGTTTTATTGCGACACATGAAATGCTGTCTCGCCTAATATCAGCAAAACCTTTAGAACTCGATTCTTTCTCAGAAGAAAAATTAAATCTGTATCAAGTTTGCCGTGTAATCAATAAAAGCTATGAAGATTTTGAATTTACATTCGCGAATGACGTTGAGAATTTTCGATCTTTTCCGAAAGGTTTTGTTCTAGCAAAAGAAGGCGGTTCAGAAATAAAAGTGGAACACGAACAAGAGGCAATAGTGTTCCCTATCAGCAATATTCCTGTAGGCCAACGAGCGGTGCTTACTCTTATACCAGCAGTTAATATTAATGTTCAGTAATTGTTTATCGGTACGGCTGCACTGTAAAGTAAACAATACATTGCAGCTAAGTACTACTTTATATGTGACATTGGCGAAAAGTTGCTAGCTTATTTACGTTAACGTAATGTGCATGTCGCGTATTAAAACATTTTGATTTTGGTTGAAACTGACCGGAGTTAGGTAATAAAAAGAGCACAATATGAGCAACGCAACACTGAATAATGAAATAGTGCATAGCGTCAATTTTCTTGACAAAGAATCATTAACGATTCCAATGTTAAAAGTCATGAAAGCCGACGGCACCGTCTATCAAGACGCTGTTTTACCGAATATTGATGAAACACTCGCAAAGCGAATTTATGATACTTGTGTGTTTACACGAGTATTAGATGAACGGATGCTTGGCGCTCAACGCCAAGGGCGTATCAGTTTTTACATGACTTGTACCGGTGAAGAAGCGGCAGTTATAGGTAGTGCCGCTGCACTTGATGACAAAGATGTTATTCTGGCTCAATATCGCGAGCATGCAGCATTACGTTATCGTGGTTTTACGACTGAACAATTCATGAATCAAATGTTCAGTAATGAAAAAGACTTAGGTAAAGGTCGCCAAATGCCAATTCATTATGGCAGTGCAGACTTGTGCTATCACACAGTTTCTTCTCCTTTAGGCACTCAAATACCACAGGCGACGGGTGTGGGCTATAGCTTAAAAATGAATGGACAAAAAAATGTGGCGGTTTGTTATTTTGGTGAAGGCGCCGCTTCTGAAGGTGATTTCCATGCTGGTATGAATATGGCGGCCACGCTTAAATCGCCGACTATTTTCTTCTGCCGTAACAATGGCTATGCGATTTCAACACCGGCTGAGGAGCAATTTAAAGGTAACGGCATTGCGAGCCGCGGTGTTGGTTATGGCATGCATACTATCCGTGTTGATGGCAATGACATGCTAGCAGTATTTGCAGCGACTCAAGCCGCACGTGATTTTGCTCTCGAAAACAATGCACCTGTATTAATTGAAGCGATGAGTTATCGCTTAGGTGCACATTCTTCTTCGGATGACCCTTCAGGTTATCGTACTAAGGAAGAAGAAGATGCTTGGCGGGATCAAGATCCTGTTTTGCGCTTTAAAAACTGGATGCTTCATAAAGGATGGTTGACTGAAGCACAAGATGCTGAGATGTACAAACAGTACCGTGAAGAAGTGCTTGCTCAAGTAAAAGTATCAGAGAAAATTGACGTTCCAGCGCTTGATGAAATAATTGAAGATGTTTATGACACTCCAACACCAGCCCTGAAAAAACAACTGGATGAACTCAAAACACATATAAGAAAGTATCCAGAATCTTATCCAAAAAGTTCAGGGAGAATCTAAGCCGTGGCTCAAATGAATATGTTACAAGCGATTAATGATGCGCTTGCCATCGCAATGAAATCTGACGACAAAATGCTTGTTTTTGGTGAAGATGTCGGCCATTTTGGTGGTGTTTTCCGTGCTACGTCAGGATTAAAAGAACAATTTGGATCAGATCGTTGTTTTAACACACCACTTACTGAACAAGGCATTGCTGGCTTTGCTAATGGGTTAGCGGCTAACGGACATACTCCAGTTGCTGAAATTCAGTTTGCTGATTATATTTTTCCAGCGTTTGATCAAATCGTTAATGAATCAGCAAAATTCCGTTATCGCAGTGGTAATGAGTTTAATGTTGGTGGCTTGACGTTCCGATCCCCATACGGCGGTGGTATTGCTGGTGGTCATTATCATTCACAATCACCAGAAGCTTATTTTACTCAAACTCCTGGTTTGAAAGTCGTGATACCAAGAAACCCTGAACAAGCCAAGGGGTTGTTATTGGCTTCGATACGCGATAAAAATCCAGTAATATTTTTCGAACCTAAGCGTTTGTATCGTGCATCAGTGGGTGAAGTACCAGAAGGCGATTACCAGCATGAGCTAGGTAAAGCCGATGTTGTTCAGAAAGGAACAGATATCACAGTGTTGGCTTGGGGTGCCCAAATGGAGATCGTCGAAAATGCAGCAGAAAGGGCGGCAAAAGATGGGATCTCTTGTGAAATAATTGATTTACGCTGTTTATCTCCTTGGGATGTTGAAACAGTCGCGGCTTCAGTTAAAAAGACGGGCCGCTTGCTTATCAATCACGAAGCACCTTTGACTGGTGGTTTTGCTGGTGAGATAGCCGCAACAATTCAACAAGAGTGCTTTTTACATTTGGAATCACCAATCAGTCGAGTATGTGGATTAGACACTCCTTATCCGCTTATTCACGAAAAAGAATATATGCCAGATGCGCTTAAAACTTATGAAGCCATCAAAGCGACAATGGACTATTAGGAGTCGGCAATGATTAAAAATTTTATTTTGCCGGATATTGGCGAAGGTGTTGTTGAGTGTGAACTTGTTGAATGGCTAGTTGCTGAAGGTGATACTGTCGTTGAAGATCAGCCAATTGCCGACGTAATGACTGATAAAGCTTTGGTTCAAATTCCTGCGCCTTTTCCTGGTGTGGTTACCAAACTTTATTATGCTAAAGGCGAAATCGCGGTTGTACATCAACCACTTTATGCAGTTGAAGTTGATGGTGAAGCCCCTGCAACTATCGAAGATATTAATGTTGATGAACCTGTTATGACTCAACTAGGCACTCAGGTTGAAGATTTCTTATTGCCTGATATCGGGGAAGGAATCGTTGAGTGTGAACTGGTTGAGTGGTTGGTTAATGAAGGTGATGAGGTCATTGAAGATCAGCCAATTGCTGATGTTATGACGGACAAAGCTTTAGTCCAAATTCCAGCTATAAAAGCCGGTAGAATTTCTAAGCTTTATTATAAAAAAGGTGAGTTAGCGATAGTTCATAACCCCTTATTTGCTATAGAAGTCGCTGGTGAAATTGTAGTTGAATCATCTGCTGCTGTTATGGTTGAACAAACCAGCACTGTTTCGAAAGGTGCGACTCCCGTGCCACAAAGCAAAGCTTTAGCAAGTCCAGCTGTGCGCCGTATGGCCAGAACTCATGATATCGATATCAGTACAGTTACAGGTAGTGGTAAAAATGGTCGTGTTTATAAACATGACATTGAAGCCCATATGTCTGGAAAACAAAATACATCAACAGAAGTAGCTGTTGTTGCTGAGTCAAATGTGACTACATTGGTGACTACAACTAACAATGCTGATCGCGTAGAACCTATTCGTGGCGTCAAAGCTGTTATGGCTCGGATGATGCAAGAATCTGTTTCGACAATCCCTCACTTCACTTATTGTGAAGAAATTGATATGACAGATCTTATGATTCTTCGTAAGAGTATGAAAGAAAAATACTCAAGTGATGAACTTAAACTGACCATGATGCCATTCTTCATAAAAGCGCTTTCGCTCGCTATTAAAGAATATCCGATAGTAAATAGCCAAGTAAATGCAGATTGTACTGAGCTAACTTATTTATCAAGCCACAATATTGGCATGGCTGTTGATTCTAAAGCTGGCTTGCTTGTACCTAATGTAAAAGATGTTCAAAACAAGAGTATTCTTGAA contains:
- a CDS encoding ABC transporter ATP-binding protein, with the protein product MSAVIKLKNINKHYQMGSQVFKALDDVNIEIEENEYVAIIGPSGSGKSTLMNLLGCLDSPTSGEYYLKNSLVKDMTETELAQQRNKSVGFIFQSFNLLPRVTAHENVMQPLVYRFITASKRKAMALESLKRVGLEDKVNHLSSQLSGGQRQRVAIARALVTKPHILLGDEPTGNLDSKTTKDIMALFDQLHDEGHTIILVTHEQEIADHCQRVIRLVDGKVVNDSRKEVLHV
- a CDS encoding efflux RND transporter periplasmic adaptor subunit, whose product is MKKNIIIILAIVAFIGILASKQITGSKESIKVEVTHPTKGQIADSILASGNLVFNTQVQMRSEVTGRVAEVLVEEGQNVAKGDVLMRLDTKAFEADVERSEAVVKASEIDIKSAIVGLKNIERKLKRQEKMFKVGLSDAETYDDLTNQLELATINIEAKRAQLDQAKASLSIAKDRLNKSVFRSPMTGLLASVDIKAGETVIAGTTNIIGSNLMLIADPSAILAELRVDETDISSIKLGQKADIFAAAYPDEPFTGKVINIGTSAKNQAGSNGLSFKVKVLLDKTDRPLYAGMSSRAEIASFISDEALKLPIEAVHQDDNKYYVWVVSSDNSIKKQNVKVGISSDIEQSIKSGLTEKDKIITGPARPVSKLKDGDIIEIKTDNDDSTEENA
- a CDS encoding YIP1 family protein gives rise to the protein MKSNTVFGAITDIYLSPSKAFNGLKEAKGWSWLAFILVAGFSAAASYLLFSSIDPQYLTDQQLATLDADISAKDYETAKQGILMMQDSMVWTTVIGIIVGLPIINAIYALYFMLVSKIDPTSDAKYGDWYGFSIWTMMPAVINSIGVIVLIVTANTDQLSIYLPNYASLNQLLLGLDPTSSLFTLTESIGIFSIWTIALTIIGLKCWTNFSTNKAVLYSLLPFALVYGVWLIIALV
- the msrA gene encoding peptide-methionine (S)-S-oxide reductase MsrA; this translates as MALATFGAGCFWGVEYFFRQVNGVISATSGYMGGDETLIRYEEVKSGTTGHAEVVQVEYDESVVSYNDLLAVFWSNHNPTTLNQQGEDIGHQYRSVVFFHSEYQKELAQQSKAELIECGKWGNRIVVTEILVAQEFFAAEDFHQNYIEKNGLPSCHISF
- the astE gene encoding succinylglutamate desuccinylase, encoding MLQTLMESKDFLAFTLDNPNNISEAFSFAISDHTNVHVWDTGVIVFEPKIDLGKDVVLSSAVHGNETAPIEICNRLIKELLDEKIVAKQRTMFLIGNPAAIHNGTRFVEENMNRLFNGAHSKGQGLINKERIRAKNLEQYVDRFYTSQTDGRHRIHHDLHTAIRASKHEKFAIYPYRPGRAYSAEQMMFLGACGVDTILFHHEPTTTFSYFSSENYQADAFTVELGKVRPFGQNDMTRFIATHEMLSRLISAKPLELDSFSEEKLNLYQVCRVINKSYEDFEFTFANDVENFRSFPKGFVLAKEGGSEIKVEHEQEAIVFPISNIPVGQRAVLTLIPAVNINVQ
- a CDS encoding thiamine pyrophosphate-dependent dehydrogenase E1 component subunit alpha — its product is MSNATLNNEIVHSVNFLDKESLTIPMLKVMKADGTVYQDAVLPNIDETLAKRIYDTCVFTRVLDERMLGAQRQGRISFYMTCTGEEAAVIGSAAALDDKDVILAQYREHAALRYRGFTTEQFMNQMFSNEKDLGKGRQMPIHYGSADLCYHTVSSPLGTQIPQATGVGYSLKMNGQKNVAVCYFGEGAASEGDFHAGMNMAATLKSPTIFFCRNNGYAISTPAEEQFKGNGIASRGVGYGMHTIRVDGNDMLAVFAATQAARDFALENNAPVLIEAMSYRLGAHSSSDDPSGYRTKEEEDAWRDQDPVLRFKNWMLHKGWLTEAQDAEMYKQYREEVLAQVKVSEKIDVPALDEIIEDVYDTPTPALKKQLDELKTHIRKYPESYPKSSGRI
- a CDS encoding alpha-ketoacid dehydrogenase subunit beta; this encodes MAQMNMLQAINDALAIAMKSDDKMLVFGEDVGHFGGVFRATSGLKEQFGSDRCFNTPLTEQGIAGFANGLAANGHTPVAEIQFADYIFPAFDQIVNESAKFRYRSGNEFNVGGLTFRSPYGGGIAGGHYHSQSPEAYFTQTPGLKVVIPRNPEQAKGLLLASIRDKNPVIFFEPKRLYRASVGEVPEGDYQHELGKADVVQKGTDITVLAWGAQMEIVENAAERAAKDGISCEIIDLRCLSPWDVETVAASVKKTGRLLINHEAPLTGGFAGEIAATIQQECFLHLESPISRVCGLDTPYPLIHEKEYMPDALKTYEAIKATMDY
- a CDS encoding dihydrolipoyllysine-residue acetyltransferase, yielding MIKNFILPDIGEGVVECELVEWLVAEGDTVVEDQPIADVMTDKALVQIPAPFPGVVTKLYYAKGEIAVVHQPLYAVEVDGEAPATIEDINVDEPVMTQLGTQVEDFLLPDIGEGIVECELVEWLVNEGDEVIEDQPIADVMTDKALVQIPAIKAGRISKLYYKKGELAIVHNPLFAIEVAGEIVVESSAAVMVEQTSTVSKGATPVPQSKALASPAVRRMARTHDIDISTVTGSGKNGRVYKHDIEAHMSGKQNTSTEVAVVAESNVTTLVTTTNNADRVEPIRGVKAVMARMMQESVSTIPHFTYCEEIDMTDLMILRKSMKEKYSSDELKLTMMPFFIKALSLAIKEYPIVNSQVNADCTELTYLSSHNIGMAVDSKAGLLVPNVKDVQNKSILEVAAEITRLTTAARSGRVSPADLKQGTISISNIGALGGTVATPIINKPEVAIVALGRVQKLPRFNAKGEVEARNIMQVSWSGDHRVIDGGTIARFCNLWKQYLEHPQEMLLAMN